Proteins from one Phaenicophaeus curvirostris isolate KB17595 chromosome 18, BPBGC_Pcur_1.0, whole genome shotgun sequence genomic window:
- the EIF2S2 gene encoding eukaryotic translation initiation factor 2 subunit 2 has product MGDEMIFDPTMSKKKKKKKKPFMLDEEGGDTQAEETQQSETKEAEPEPTEDKDVEADEEDSRKKDATDDLDDLNFFNQKKKKKKTKKIFDIDEAEEGVKELKIEGDVPEAVEPEDDLDIMLGNKKKKKKNVKFPDEDEIMEKDEAFEDEDSKKDDGISFSLQSGPAWAGSERDYTYDELLNRVFNIMREKNPDMVAGEKRKFVMKPPQVVRVGTKKTSFVNFTDICKLLHRQPKHLLAFLLAELGTSGSIDGNNQLVIKGRFQQKQIENVLRRYIKEYVTCHTCRSPDTILQKDTRLYFLQCETCHSRCSVASIKTGFQAVTGKRAQLRAKAN; this is encoded by the exons ATGATTTTCGATCCCACTATgagcaagaagaagaagaaaaagaagaagccTTTTATGCTGGATGAGGAAGGAGGGGATACACAAGCGGAAGAGACTCAGCagtcagaaacaaaagaagctGAACCAGAGCcaacagaagacaaagatgtTGAAGCAGACGAAGaagacagcaggaagaaag ATGCAACAGATGACCTGGATGATCTAAACTTCTtcaatcaaaagaaaaagaagaaaaaaacaaagaaaatatttgatattGATGAAGCAGAAGAAGGTGTAAAG GAGTTGAAAATTGAAGGAGATGTGCCAGAGGCAGTAGAACCTGAAGATGACCTTGATATCATGCTTggtaataaaaagaagaaaaagaagaatgtgaAGTTTCCAGATGAAGATGAGATAATGGAGAAGGATGAAG CTTTTGAGGATGAAGATAGCAAAAAAGATGATGGAATTTCTTTTAGCCTTCAGTCAGGACCTGCGTGGGCAGGCTCAGAAAGGGACTACACATATGATGAG TTGCTCAACAGAGTATTTAACATCATgcgggaaaaaaacccagatatgGTAGCTGGCGAAAAACGAAAATTTGTCATGAAGCCTCCACAGGTTGTAAGAGTAGGGAccaagaaaacatcttttgtCAACTTTACAGATATCTGCAAATT attacATCGTCAGCCAAAACATCTCCTGGCATTTTTGTTGGCAGAATTGGGTACAAG tGGCTCAATAGATGGTAACAACCAGCTTGTAATCAAAGGAAGATTCCAGCAAAAACAGATAGAAAATGTCTTGAGAAGATATATCA aggaGTATGTCACCTGTCATACGTGTCGCTCACCAGACACAATCCTACAGAAGGACACCAGATTATATTTCTTGCAGTGTGAGACCTGCCACTCTCGCTGCTCCGTCGCCAGCATCAAAACTGGTTTCCAGGCTGTCACAGGCAAGAGAGCACAGCTCCGTGCCAAAGCTAACTAG